A region from the Algoriphagus machipongonensis genome encodes:
- a CDS encoding RNA polymerase sigma factor produces MSSDFYTSFILPHAGIIIKICRAYTDTKEDFEDYYQEVCLQIWRSRDNFNDQSEWSTWIYRLSLNVCLTLLKSSKKKKQVILSGHQPVDRPEDSTSDFSDESLAQLYAAIRQLSEVDRAVILLYLEEKSYQEISVIIGTNANNIGVRIKRIKERLKKILDGKVN; encoded by the coding sequence GTGAGCAGCGATTTCTATACTTCATTCATATTACCACATGCAGGCATTATCATCAAAATCTGTAGAGCTTATACTGATACAAAAGAGGATTTTGAAGATTATTACCAAGAGGTATGTCTTCAGATTTGGAGAAGTAGAGACAACTTCAATGATCAGTCAGAATGGTCTACCTGGATTTACCGACTGAGCCTAAATGTGTGTCTGACCTTATTGAAGAGTAGTAAAAAGAAAAAGCAGGTAATTCTTTCTGGTCATCAACCGGTGGATCGGCCAGAAGATAGTACTTCTGATTTTTCAGATGAATCGCTAGCCCAACTTTATGCAGCCATAAGGCAACTTTCAGAAGTAGATAGAGCGGTCATACTCTTGTATTTGGAGGAGAAGTCCTATCAAGAAATTTCGGTGATTATTGGCACTAACGCCAATAACATTGGTGTGAGAATTAAAAGAATTAAAGAACGTTTAAAGAAAATATTAGATGGAAAAGTCAATTGA
- a CDS encoding phage tail sheath family protein: MSDKNIKMPGVYIEEKNAFPNSVVGVATAIPAFIGYTPQANLNGKSCINKPVKISSFNEFKSIFCFPNEPNSSNPKQQYTPSYYLVKQEKEPENTPWLTIRGSYYAIVPDPSTVYYLYSSILLFFQNGGSDAYIVSVGTYGSPSNAAQKIGEDLINPNIRLNDLVKGLQLLKNEPEPTLYVCPEATLLSKAEFGKLTQMMLQQNEEMGTAISILDVPCGKNPDPITFNEGIESFRRSIGSKSLSYGAAYYPFVETTIMQDRDIDFTILFGGDISKLQEIINPKDHPDKNVSDLFKQIEDKPSKFTEKQIHKSLYMLSKAYKEIISKVLKEANTLPPSAGIAGVITMTDNSFGVWKAPANQSLMGVINLPIRLTDSQQENFNIDPATGKSINAIRVFNGQGILIWGARTLDGNSLDYRYISVKRTLIFIEQSCKAALKAYVFEPNDKNTWSTVTKLISNFLTSIWKQGGLAGANSKDSFSVACGIGTTMTENDILEGVLRLSIKVALTHPAEFIDISLEQKMAKA, translated from the coding sequence ATGTCCGATAAAAACATCAAAATGCCTGGAGTTTACATCGAAGAAAAAAATGCTTTTCCAAATTCCGTTGTCGGCGTCGCAACTGCCATTCCTGCTTTTATTGGATACACTCCACAGGCAAACCTTAACGGAAAATCCTGCATCAATAAACCGGTGAAAATAAGCTCATTTAATGAATTCAAAAGTATCTTTTGCTTTCCTAATGAGCCCAATTCTTCAAACCCCAAACAGCAATATACTCCTTCATACTATTTGGTAAAACAGGAAAAAGAGCCAGAAAATACTCCTTGGCTAACAATAAGAGGTAGTTACTATGCCATAGTACCAGATCCCTCCACTGTTTATTACCTATATAGCAGCATTCTATTATTCTTTCAAAATGGAGGTAGTGATGCTTATATTGTATCTGTGGGTACTTATGGTTCTCCATCGAATGCAGCACAGAAAATCGGAGAAGACCTTATAAACCCTAATATTCGCCTAAACGATTTAGTGAAAGGGTTACAACTCTTAAAAAATGAACCGGAGCCCACTCTTTATGTCTGTCCTGAAGCAACGCTGCTTTCTAAAGCTGAATTTGGAAAATTGACTCAAATGATGCTTCAGCAAAATGAAGAAATGGGGACTGCAATCAGTATTTTGGATGTTCCTTGTGGAAAAAATCCTGACCCTATTACTTTTAATGAGGGAATAGAGTCTTTTAGGAGAAGTATAGGAAGTAAAAGTCTAAGCTATGGAGCGGCATATTATCCTTTTGTGGAAACTACCATCATGCAAGATCGGGACATTGATTTCACCATCTTATTTGGAGGAGATATAAGCAAACTCCAAGAAATCATCAACCCTAAAGATCACCCTGATAAAAACGTATCGGATTTATTTAAGCAAATTGAAGACAAGCCTTCAAAATTCACAGAGAAGCAAATTCACAAATCCTTGTATATGCTTAGCAAAGCTTATAAAGAGATAATTTCTAAGGTTTTGAAAGAAGCAAATACACTTCCTCCAAGTGCTGGCATCGCGGGTGTAATCACGATGACTGATAACTCTTTTGGAGTTTGGAAAGCACCTGCAAATCAATCCTTAATGGGAGTCATCAACTTACCCATACGATTGACGGATTCTCAACAGGAAAACTTTAATATAGACCCGGCCACTGGTAAATCCATCAATGCAATTCGTGTTTTTAATGGTCAAGGGATATTGATTTGGGGAGCTCGAACTTTAGATGGCAATAGCCTAGATTATAGATATATATCTGTTAAGAGAACTTTGATATTTATAGAGCAGTCCTGTAAGGCAGCATTAAAAGCTTATGTTTTTGAGCCTAATGATAAAAACACCTGGTCAACAGTAACTAAGTTGATCAGCAACTTCCTTACCTCCATTTGGAAGCAAGGTGGTTTGGCTGGAGCTAATTCAAAGGATTCCTTTTCGGTTGCCTGCGGAATTGGGACTACTATGACTGAAAATGACATTCTAGAGGGAGTATTAAGATTATCAATAAAAGTTGCACTAACACATCCTGCAGAATTCATAGATATTTCACTAGAACAAAAAATGGCAAAAGCTTAA
- a CDS encoding APC family permease, with protein MSNPKLTRQMGLLALIATGVCSMLGASINVVPFMIQRNVPGIGPYVLPAFLFAAIPALFAAFAYGILSSAMPRAGGSYIYASRGLNPYLGFVASFSQWFGLSIVIGVISYLTVPFIRDITSSFGWDDISSTLEIGWVRVGLALSFIWGFVMINIRGIKTYEKIVLPMMFLMFALGGIVIISGIFFDSSDFLIALQKEEARTFVPTTETEFDLRVFLSAAALLFSSFIGFDSIAQAGGEAKNPTKNLPKAIVLAILGVGLFYFLFSASVYHIIPWSFIAEEAMIKDISAPGLLSYVLPSGLGIAIIVGAAIALINDLPAMLLSVSRLMFAWSEDGIFPKVISKIHPKNNTPFVALLVAGLMASIGVLGSHFAGDFFLGIDIMVTSMMVNFLLMCITLITIPKVNPLIAKDISVLKIRKIQLLIGWAGIISLTGFLGIHTYKDLTATTSAWYFHSTPIWLIVMGLASIIFAYKWKQLKNKEPNLRQRFLELPKE; from the coding sequence GTGAGCAACCCTAAATTGACTCGGCAAATGGGGCTTTTAGCTCTAATTGCCACCGGAGTCTGTTCTATGCTTGGAGCCTCGATTAACGTGGTTCCATTTATGATCCAACGGAATGTCCCAGGCATCGGACCCTATGTTTTACCAGCTTTTCTATTTGCAGCAATTCCCGCACTTTTTGCCGCTTTTGCCTATGGCATCCTCTCCTCAGCCATGCCAAGAGCCGGAGGAAGTTATATCTATGCAAGTCGAGGCCTCAACCCCTATTTAGGTTTTGTAGCCAGCTTCTCTCAATGGTTTGGACTATCTATCGTTATTGGGGTTATTTCTTACCTGACCGTTCCTTTTATCCGTGATATCACATCTAGTTTTGGTTGGGATGATATCTCAAGTACACTCGAAATAGGCTGGGTAAGAGTTGGTCTTGCATTGAGCTTTATTTGGGGGTTTGTCATGATCAATATTCGAGGCATAAAAACCTATGAGAAGATCGTATTACCCATGATGTTTTTAATGTTTGCTTTGGGTGGAATTGTAATTATTTCAGGTATATTTTTTGACTCCAGTGATTTTTTAATTGCTCTCCAAAAAGAGGAAGCAAGAACCTTTGTGCCAACTACTGAAACTGAGTTTGATTTGCGGGTATTTTTGTCCGCGGCAGCTCTTCTTTTTTCTAGTTTTATCGGTTTTGACTCCATTGCCCAAGCAGGTGGTGAGGCCAAAAATCCCACTAAGAATTTACCAAAAGCAATCGTCTTGGCCATACTTGGAGTTGGGCTATTTTATTTCCTCTTCTCAGCTTCTGTTTATCATATTATCCCTTGGAGTTTTATCGCGGAAGAGGCTATGATTAAGGATATTTCTGCGCCAGGATTATTGAGTTACGTGTTACCCTCTGGCTTGGGAATAGCCATCATTGTAGGAGCAGCAATTGCTTTGATCAATGATTTGCCTGCCATGCTATTATCCGTTTCCAGACTGATGTTTGCCTGGTCAGAGGATGGGATTTTCCCAAAAGTAATTTCAAAAATCCACCCTAAAAACAACACGCCATTTGTCGCCTTGTTGGTAGCTGGATTAATGGCTAGCATAGGGGTATTAGGGTCTCATTTTGCTGGTGATTTCTTTTTGGGAATTGACATTATGGTCACTTCCATGATGGTGAATTTTCTATTGATGTGTATTACACTGATCACAATCCCCAAGGTTAATCCTTTGATAGCAAAAGATATTTCTGTTTTAAAAATCAGGAAGATACAGCTACTGATAGGCTGGGCGGGAATAATTTCCCTCACTGGTTTTCTTGGTATTCATACATATAAAGACCTAACAGCCACTACGAGTGCATGGTACTTTCACTCCACCCCTATTTGGTTAATCGTAATGGGTTTGGCTAGTATCATTTTCGCTTATAAATGGAAGCAATTAAAAAATAAAGAACCTAATTTGAGACAACGGTTTTTGGAACTCCCAAAAGAATAA
- a CDS encoding outer membrane beta-barrel family protein, with the protein MDGKQTYLSMEDLVILLSTMSSDNIDQIELITNPSAKYDAAGNSGIINIKLMENNDIGTNGSISLGAGSGRFDRERGSLQINHRAKKINVFGNYSANAGGGYFDLDSRQFIEKGEQQNYIDQKTYIVFDNWGQNAKAGADYFLGKNTTIGVVWTGFWSNNGEDGIASSDFQRKNGDYYLETSTAKQISSISKNNVGNLNFQHKFGENGGQLTADFDLGQFKRQYSNTLQTDSHTPEEPTQPRQGLLTEMPTTITIRTAKVDYSRVVFNNWNMEAGLKTAFVESDNDLTLSQGEEGNLVIDPILSNHFIYTENVNAAYISFSGKLGEATQAQMGLRGEHTISEGKSLNSESSVKRNYLNVFPSVFISNKLSENHALVLSYSYRINRPSYQFLNPARSYVDPFLYSRGNAFLQPEYTHSLELKHGFKDKLYTSVGASFVTDLIFYLIQPVDSIRTERTPDNVGSSQSYNITISYPLEVMKGWNAQLNFTGLYSRFNYLYQENPIIVEQISSRLNMSNTFAFQKGWTGELTGWISSPSIQALARAPWLGSLDLGIQKSFSSKFKARLSIQDIFHTNKFIGKIDVPGFNSDYHLQFDTRVAMINLTYTLGNQDLKAARQRKLGSEEESQRTN; encoded by the coding sequence ATGGACGGAAAGCAAACCTATTTATCCATGGAGGATTTGGTCATCTTGCTTAGTACCATGTCTAGTGATAACATTGATCAGATCGAGTTGATCACAAACCCTTCTGCAAAGTATGATGCTGCAGGGAACTCAGGCATTATCAACATTAAATTGATGGAGAATAATGATATCGGAACGAATGGATCAATATCATTAGGAGCTGGTTCTGGGCGTTTTGACAGAGAAAGAGGAAGCTTGCAAATCAACCATCGAGCAAAGAAAATCAACGTGTTTGGTAACTATAGTGCAAATGCAGGAGGAGGATATTTTGATCTAGATAGTAGACAGTTTATTGAAAAGGGAGAGCAACAAAATTACATTGATCAAAAAACCTACATTGTATTTGATAACTGGGGTCAAAACGCAAAAGCAGGAGCAGACTATTTCTTAGGGAAAAACACAACAATAGGTGTGGTTTGGACTGGATTCTGGAGTAATAATGGCGAAGATGGAATTGCCAGTAGCGATTTCCAAAGGAAAAATGGCGACTATTATTTAGAAACAAGTACAGCTAAACAAATCAGTAGTATCTCTAAAAACAATGTTGGCAACCTGAATTTTCAACATAAATTCGGTGAAAATGGTGGACAGCTTACTGCAGACTTTGATCTTGGCCAATTCAAAAGACAATACTCAAATACATTACAGACTGATAGTCACACTCCGGAGGAACCTACCCAACCAAGGCAGGGTCTCTTAACTGAAATGCCTACAACTATCACAATCAGAACTGCTAAAGTTGATTATAGCCGTGTGGTATTCAACAATTGGAATATGGAAGCTGGTCTCAAAACTGCTTTTGTAGAAAGCGATAATGATTTAACCTTATCTCAAGGAGAAGAAGGAAACCTCGTTATAGACCCCATATTATCAAACCATTTTATTTACACCGAAAATGTAAATGCTGCATATATCAGCTTTTCTGGTAAACTTGGTGAGGCCACCCAAGCTCAAATGGGTTTAAGAGGAGAACATACAATTTCTGAAGGAAAATCTCTTAACTCGGAAAGTTCCGTTAAAAGAAATTATTTGAATGTCTTTCCCAGTGTATTTATCTCTAATAAACTATCAGAAAACCATGCTTTGGTTCTTTCTTATAGTTATCGAATCAATCGACCTAGCTACCAATTCTTAAATCCCGCACGATCTTATGTTGACCCCTTTTTATACAGCCGAGGTAACGCATTCCTACAACCGGAATACACTCATTCGCTTGAATTAAAACATGGTTTCAAGGACAAGCTTTATACTTCAGTAGGTGCAAGTTTTGTAACTGATTTGATTTTTTACCTTATACAACCTGTTGATAGCATCCGTACAGAAAGAACTCCAGATAATGTCGGCAGCTCCCAATCATATAATATCACTATCAGCTATCCACTTGAAGTTATGAAAGGGTGGAATGCTCAATTGAATTTCACAGGACTATATAGTCGGTTTAATTACCTCTATCAGGAAAACCCTATTATAGTGGAACAAATTTCCAGTAGGTTAAACATGTCTAATACTTTTGCATTTCAAAAAGGTTGGACAGGTGAATTAACTGGATGGATTAGCTCCCCCTCTATCCAAGCTCTGGCTCGTGCACCATGGCTGGGTTCGCTTGATCTTGGAATTCAAAAATCTTTTAGCTCGAAATTTAAAGCCAGATTGAGTATCCAAGATATTTTTCACACCAATAAGTTTATTGGAAAAATAGATGTACCGGGCTTTAACTCAGACTATCACCTCCAATTCGATACACGAGTAGCAATGATTAACCTAACCTATACTCTAGGCAACCAAGATTTGAAAGCAGCTCGACAAAGAAAACTTGGATCAGAAGAGGAATCTCAGCGGACAAACTGA
- a CDS encoding SDR family oxidoreductase, whose product MRVLLTGASGYIGKRLLPVLIENGHQVICCVRDTSRFNPEPEFESHIEVIEVDFLEKESLDKIPKDIDGAYYLLHSMAASSDYEELELKCARNFREAINQTDAKHVIYLSGIVNESSLSKHLSSRKAVEVELKEGKYHFTTFRAGIIIGSGSASFEIIRDLVEKLPIMITPKWLNTKCQPIGIADVIAFLQKALLKKEVYDQNFDIGGPDILSYKEMLLGFAEARGLERKIYIVPVMTPRLSSYWLYFVTSTSYKLATALVSSMKVEVICQPSSINEILDVKPSDYKTALKKTLYKIKGNEILSSWKDSWSSGVIDQKIDINLSVPQYGCFKDVRSMEVKDTELTKEKIWQIGGDKGWYYGNWLWKVRGFLDQLVGGVGLRRGRSHPSRLLPGDALDFWRVLYANQKEGRLLLFAEMKLPGEAWLEFNLKDGILKQTATFRPSGISGRLYWYAVFPFHGFIFNGMLNKLAS is encoded by the coding sequence ATGAGAGTACTCCTGACTGGCGCTTCTGGTTATATCGGGAAACGATTACTCCCTGTTCTGATAGAAAATGGCCATCAGGTGATTTGTTGTGTCCGAGATACCAGTAGGTTTAACCCAGAGCCAGAATTTGAATCTCATATAGAGGTAATAGAAGTAGATTTTTTGGAAAAGGAATCCCTGGATAAAATCCCAAAAGATATTGATGGAGCTTATTACCTATTGCATTCCATGGCGGCCTCCTCTGATTATGAGGAATTAGAGCTTAAATGTGCCAGAAATTTCAGAGAAGCAATTAATCAGACGGATGCAAAACATGTTATTTACCTGAGTGGAATCGTTAACGAATCATCCTTATCCAAACACCTCTCTTCAAGAAAAGCCGTGGAAGTGGAATTAAAGGAAGGCAAGTACCACTTCACTACTTTTCGAGCTGGAATCATTATTGGTTCGGGCAGTGCATCCTTTGAAATCATCCGTGATTTAGTGGAAAAACTTCCGATCATGATCACCCCAAAATGGCTTAACACAAAATGTCAACCGATTGGGATTGCTGATGTCATTGCCTTCTTACAAAAAGCACTTTTAAAAAAAGAAGTTTACGATCAAAATTTTGACATAGGTGGTCCAGATATCCTATCATACAAAGAAATGCTTCTTGGCTTTGCGGAAGCCAGAGGTTTAGAAAGAAAAATCTATATCGTGCCGGTCATGACTCCCAGGCTTTCTTCCTATTGGCTTTACTTCGTCACTTCTACCTCATACAAATTAGCTACAGCTTTGGTCAGCAGTATGAAAGTAGAGGTGATTTGTCAACCGAGTTCTATCAATGAAATCCTAGATGTGAAGCCAAGTGATTACAAAACAGCCCTGAAAAAGACCCTTTACAAAATCAAAGGGAACGAGATTCTATCCAGTTGGAAGGATTCCTGGAGCAGCGGTGTAATAGACCAAAAAATAGATATCAACCTTTCTGTCCCTCAATACGGTTGCTTTAAAGATGTGAGGTCCATGGAAGTAAAGGATACGGAGTTGACTAAGGAAAAAATCTGGCAAATCGGTGGGGATAAAGGCTGGTATTATGGGAATTGGTTATGGAAAGTGAGAGGTTTTTTAGACCAGTTGGTAGGAGGCGTAGGATTAAGAAGAGGAAGAAGTCACCCTTCCCGACTATTGCCGGGGGATGCATTGGATTTTTGGAGAGTGCTTTATGCCAATCAAAAAGAAGGAAGGTTATTACTATTTGCAGAAATGAAACTTCCAGGAGAAGCTTGGCTTGAGTTTAACTTAAAAGATGGCATACTCAAGCAAACTGCAACTTTCCGACCCTCAGGAATTTCTGGACGCCTATATTGGTATGCGGTTTTCCCTTTCCACGGCTTTATTTTCAATGGAATGCTAAATAAGCTAGCTAGTTGA
- a CDS encoding Lacal_2735 family protein: protein MFGIFKKKSKIEVLEEKYKKLQQESYKLSTVNRTESDKKLAEAEEVIKEIELLKKQDQ from the coding sequence ATGTTTGGAATATTCAAGAAGAAATCAAAAATCGAAGTGCTGGAAGAAAAGTATAAAAAACTTCAGCAGGAATCATATAAGCTATCCACGGTCAACAGAACTGAAAGTGATAAAAAATTAGCGGAAGCAGAGGAAGTGATCAAAGAAATAGAACTCCTCAAAAAACAAGACCAATAA
- a CDS encoding carboxypeptidase-like regulatory domain-containing protein has product MKQFFFLLAFLLVLGVRAQSISGKVLEPSGSPLSFANVLLLTTSDSSLIKGAVTDTLGNFAIFNVPSGKYLISASMMGYKQVYLPPILVETTPVEGITLYLQEDSQQLDEVMVVEKRPFVEQYIDKMVVNVSNSIIASGSTALEVLEKLLGLP; this is encoded by the coding sequence ATGAAACAGTTCTTCTTTTTACTTGCATTCTTGTTGGTACTTGGGGTTAGAGCCCAATCAATTTCCGGAAAAGTACTCGAACCATCTGGATCCCCTTTATCATTTGCCAATGTTCTTTTACTGACTACCTCGGATTCTTCTTTGATCAAAGGTGCTGTTACTGACACCTTAGGAAACTTTGCGATTTTTAATGTTCCTAGCGGGAAGTATCTTATTTCTGCTTCAATGATGGGATATAAACAGGTTTACCTACCTCCTATTTTGGTTGAGACTACCCCTGTTGAAGGAATTACTCTTTATCTACAAGAAGACAGCCAACAGCTGGATGAAGTGATGGTCGTGGAGAAAAGACCATTTGTAGAACAATATATTGATAAGATGGTGGTCAATGTTTCAAACAGTATTATTGCCAGTGGGTCTACGGCTCTAGAGGTATTGGAAAAGCTCCTGGGGTTACCATAG
- a CDS encoding DUF2867 domain-containing protein, producing MEIGEKRTFWRVVYANKQENRLLSFAEMKLPGEAWLEFNLKDGVLKQTATFRPSGISGRLYWYAVFPFHGFIFNGMLRFLSQ from the coding sequence GTGGAGATTGGTGAAAAAAGAACCTTTTGGCGGGTGGTCTATGCAAATAAGCAGGAAAATCGACTTTTATCATTTGCAGAAATGAAACTTCCAGGAGAAGCTTGGCTAGAGTTTAACTTAAAAGATGGCGTACTCAAGCAAACTGCAACTTTCCGCCCCTCTGGTATTTCTGGGCGCCTTTATTGGTATGCTGTTTTCCCTTTCCATGGCTTTATTTTCAATGGAATGCTTCGGTTCCTAAGTCAATGA
- the lhpI gene encoding bifunctional Delta(1)-pyrroline-2-carboxylate/Delta(1)-piperideine-2-carboxylate reductase: MQIIPEDKISTLLDYKKLIEELREIFKSDYTMPVRHHHFYKTEDGEENTLILMPVWNNEYMGMKQVTVAPTNAKNNMPSIFAQYILSNSKTGQPLAMMNATELTARRTACASALASSYLSRKDAENLLIVGGGSVANHLVQAHMSVRNFKKISVWMRNQEKMEAFVNNLKDQGIPAESVSNLEESARNADIISCATLSKDPIIKGEWVKLGAHLDMIGSHKPTTRETDNDAIRKSSIFLDSREGALHESGELAIPIAEGIITENDIKADIVELVKGIHPGRSSNDEITLFKSAGLAVEDLAAALLIYKSYNA, translated from the coding sequence ATGCAAATCATCCCAGAAGATAAAATCAGCACCCTTTTAGATTACAAAAAACTGATTGAAGAGCTTCGCGAAATTTTCAAATCTGATTACACCATGCCTGTTAGGCATCATCATTTTTACAAAACAGAAGACGGCGAAGAAAACACCCTTATTTTAATGCCTGTATGGAATAATGAATACATGGGTATGAAGCAGGTCACTGTGGCACCGACTAACGCCAAAAACAACATGCCTTCTATTTTTGCACAGTACATTCTAAGTAATTCTAAAACCGGTCAACCACTGGCGATGATGAATGCTACGGAACTAACTGCACGAAGAACAGCTTGTGCATCCGCCCTTGCATCCTCTTATCTTTCTAGAAAAGATGCTGAAAACCTCTTAATTGTCGGAGGTGGAAGTGTTGCAAATCATTTGGTTCAAGCTCATATGTCAGTAAGGAATTTCAAAAAAATTAGTGTTTGGATGCGAAACCAAGAAAAAATGGAAGCCTTTGTCAATAACCTAAAGGATCAAGGAATCCCTGCGGAAAGCGTCTCCAATTTAGAGGAGTCCGCTCGCAATGCAGATATTATCTCCTGTGCTACCTTATCTAAAGACCCTATCATTAAAGGGGAATGGGTTAAACTTGGAGCACATTTAGATATGATTGGTTCCCATAAACCTACTACCCGAGAAACAGACAATGACGCTATACGTAAAAGTTCAATTTTCTTAGATTCCCGTGAAGGAGCATTACATGAGTCAGGCGAACTTGCTATTCCTATTGCTGAAGGGATTATTACAGAAAATGACATCAAAGCTGACATCGTAGAACTAGTAAAAGGGATTCATCCGGGAAGAAGTTCGAATGATGAGATCACTTTATTTAAATCTGCAGGACTTGCCGTTGAAGATCTTGCTGCCGCACTCCTGATCTACAAAAGCTACAATGCTTAG
- a CDS encoding SDR family NAD(P)-dependent oxidoreductase encodes MKNYLIVGASSGIGKSLAKILTESGHQVYATYNENPIDSLSSKISYSHLNVMEEELDLNFLPEKLDGVAYCPGSINLKPFARIKPEAFKEDFELQVLGAIKVLQAVSPKLKASENSSVVLFSTVAVQMGFNFHTQVAASKGALEGLTRSLAAEWAPSIRVNAIAPSVTDTPLASKLLGSDEKKEANGQRHPLKKIGMPEDIAEMAAFLLSEKSSWMSGQVLHVDGGMSSIK; translated from the coding sequence TTGAAGAATTATTTGATTGTAGGAGCATCCTCCGGAATTGGTAAATCTCTTGCGAAAATATTGACAGAATCAGGGCATCAAGTTTATGCGACTTATAATGAAAACCCCATTGACAGTCTTTCTTCCAAGATCAGTTATTCTCACCTGAATGTAATGGAAGAGGAATTAGACTTGAATTTTCTACCTGAAAAACTCGATGGAGTTGCTTATTGCCCTGGAAGCATCAATTTGAAGCCTTTTGCCAGAATTAAACCAGAGGCATTCAAAGAAGATTTTGAACTTCAAGTCTTGGGAGCCATTAAAGTTTTACAAGCAGTTAGCCCAAAATTGAAAGCTTCAGAAAATTCTTCTGTAGTCCTATTTTCCACGGTGGCTGTTCAGATGGGATTCAACTTCCATACTCAGGTAGCTGCCTCTAAAGGTGCTCTGGAAGGATTGACCAGGTCTTTGGCGGCTGAATGGGCTCCTTCTATCCGTGTCAATGCAATCGCTCCTTCTGTGACAGATACTCCTTTGGCTAGTAAACTATTGGGATCAGATGAAAAAAAGGAAGCCAATGGACAGAGACATCCGTTAAAAAAAATAGGCATGCCTGAGGATATAGCTGAAATGGCTGCCTTTCTTCTCTCCGAAAAATCCTCCTGGATGAGCGGTCAAGTACTTCATGTAGATGGGGGAATGTCAAGTATTAAATAA